A genomic region of Alkalispirochaeta americana contains the following coding sequences:
- the rpoC gene encoding DNA-directed RNA polymerase subunit beta', translating into MRDIQDFDSINIRLASPDQIRSWSYGEVKKPETINYRTLRPEKDGLFCERIFGTTKEWECYCGKFKSIRYKGVICDRCGVEVAHPKVRRERMGHIELASPVSHIWYYRSVPSRMGLLLDLTVSELRSVLYYEKYIIIDPGDTDLKPSQLLAEEDFWEAKERYGMSFSADIGAEAIRRLLEGLDLEALSIELREQMAIKGAKADKRLLKRVEIVENFRDSSNEPSWMVMDVIPVIPPELRPMVQLDGGRFATSDLNDLYRRVINRNNRLKRLLSLNAPDIIIRNEKRMLQEAVDALFDNSKKKRVVKGASNRPLKSLSDMLKGKQGRFRQNLLGKRVDYSGRSVIVVGPELKLHQCGLPTKMALELFKPFIMKKLVEKDVVYNIKRAKTLVEQEEPEVFAVLDEVVREHPVLLNRAPTLHRLGIQAFEPVLVDGKAIKLHPLVCHAYNADFDGDQMAVHVPLTQAAQIEAWTLMLASQNLLNPANGQPVVFPSQDMVLGINYLTRNRPDAKGQGKRFSSPEELLHALDARAVDYQALIKVEIDGELVETTAGRVLLNDAFPPDVPFVNETMGDKELRRLIGRVFADLGPAVTVRMLDAIKDMGFRYATVFGATIGIDDIIIPDEKPGMIGTANEEVAQIQGQYLSGVITQDERYNKVVEVWSKTNEDLTNRMMDRLMKDRDGFNPVYMMADSGARGSRSQIRQLAGMRGLMAKPSGDIIELPIRSNFKEGLSVIEFFISINGARKGLADTALKTADAGYLTRRLVDIAQDVVVSGEDCGTINGIDMTALKDGEEVVEPLGDRIRGRFTLERVHHPITGEVIVDVNEEITDDVADQIEAAGIEDVRIRTVLTCEAPYGVCQKCYGRSLADNRVVNIGEAVGIIAAQSIGQPGTQLTMRTFHIGGAATKTAEENRIYLSYPAMIRRLEGSVIDLEDGSRMFTRKGYIFVARVIESHGLDESCDLKVSQEERVVRGQVVLVRGGDEVLAEDNAYAVIREDRLYLVAQEQRLEVRNGAEVYAREGSFLDAQETIASFDPFSEPIVSEHSGTVRYEDILEGTTLKKEINEETGNTESRIVEHPVEGMQPRILILDGQGEELAAYPLPNGAYIGVSDGDAVQGGRVLAKMLKESAKTRDITGGLPRVGELFEARRPKTAAVLAQISGTVKTGNVVKGKRVVLVEDPYGREFRHLVPMGRHMLVRDGDPVEAGEPLCDGAIDPHEILGILGENSLQSFLVNEVQEVYRLQGVVINDKHIGVIIRQMMRKLEIVQVGDTRFIFGQQIDKPKFHEENARVIRQGGQPAVARPLLLGITRASLNIDSFISAASFQETTRVLTNAAIAGSTDQLRGLKENVVIGHLIPAGTGMRNYRNIRLFDDETEDLDSHVAEILEERAKEKEAQAQSADTVDVDITE; encoded by the coding sequence ATGCGCGATATTCAAGATTTCGACAGTATCAATATTCGGCTCGCCTCTCCCGACCAGATCAGGTCGTGGAGTTATGGCGAGGTAAAAAAGCCTGAAACGATAAACTACCGCACCCTGCGACCGGAGAAAGACGGCCTCTTCTGCGAACGGATCTTTGGAACCACCAAAGAGTGGGAATGCTATTGTGGCAAGTTCAAGAGCATCCGCTACAAAGGGGTTATCTGTGACCGTTGCGGTGTAGAGGTGGCCCACCCCAAGGTTCGGCGTGAACGGATGGGGCACATCGAGTTGGCAAGCCCCGTCTCTCATATCTGGTACTACCGCTCGGTGCCTTCCCGCATGGGACTGCTTCTGGATCTGACCGTGTCGGAGTTGCGCTCCGTCCTGTACTACGAAAAGTACATCATAATCGATCCGGGTGATACCGATCTCAAGCCCTCGCAGCTTCTGGCAGAGGAAGACTTCTGGGAGGCAAAAGAGCGGTACGGTATGTCCTTCTCGGCTGATATCGGCGCAGAAGCGATCCGCCGTCTCCTGGAGGGGCTCGATCTGGAGGCTCTCTCGATCGAGCTGCGGGAACAGATGGCAATTAAAGGGGCCAAGGCGGACAAGCGTCTGTTGAAGCGGGTTGAGATCGTTGAGAACTTTCGCGATTCCAGCAACGAGCCCTCCTGGATGGTTATGGACGTGATCCCCGTGATCCCTCCGGAACTGAGGCCCATGGTTCAGCTCGACGGAGGGCGTTTTGCCACGAGCGATCTGAACGATCTCTATCGACGTGTCATAAACCGTAACAACCGGCTTAAGCGCCTTCTCTCTCTGAACGCTCCGGACATCATAATCCGCAACGAGAAGCGCATGCTCCAGGAGGCTGTGGACGCGCTCTTTGACAACAGCAAAAAGAAACGCGTCGTCAAGGGAGCAAGCAACCGGCCCCTCAAATCTCTTTCGGACATGCTCAAGGGGAAGCAGGGAAGGTTCCGGCAGAATCTGCTGGGTAAACGCGTGGATTATTCGGGGCGCTCGGTTATCGTGGTTGGGCCCGAACTGAAACTCCACCAGTGTGGACTTCCCACGAAGATGGCTCTGGAACTCTTCAAGCCCTTTATCATGAAGAAGCTTGTCGAAAAAGATGTGGTGTATAACATAAAGCGGGCAAAAACCCTGGTGGAGCAGGAAGAGCCGGAAGTCTTCGCCGTTCTCGATGAAGTGGTGCGGGAGCATCCTGTTCTGCTTAACCGTGCGCCAACGCTGCACCGTCTGGGAATCCAGGCCTTTGAGCCTGTCCTGGTGGACGGTAAGGCGATCAAGCTTCATCCTCTGGTATGTCACGCCTACAACGCTGACTTTGACGGGGATCAGATGGCCGTCCACGTTCCTCTGACCCAGGCGGCGCAGATCGAGGCCTGGACCCTTATGCTGGCTTCCCAGAACCTCCTCAACCCGGCAAACGGACAGCCCGTGGTCTTTCCCAGTCAGGATATGGTCTTGGGAATCAACTACCTGACCCGGAATCGGCCCGATGCCAAGGGGCAGGGCAAGCGCTTTTCCAGCCCTGAGGAGTTGCTCCATGCGCTGGATGCCAGGGCTGTGGATTACCAGGCCCTTATCAAGGTTGAAATCGACGGTGAGCTGGTGGAAACGACGGCTGGCCGGGTTCTTCTCAACGACGCTTTTCCCCCGGATGTTCCCTTCGTAAACGAAACGATGGGAGACAAGGAGTTGCGGCGCCTGATCGGACGGGTTTTCGCCGACCTGGGGCCGGCAGTCACAGTCCGGATGCTCGATGCGATCAAGGACATGGGGTTTCGCTACGCCACGGTTTTCGGGGCTACCATCGGAATCGATGATATTATTATCCCCGACGAAAAGCCTGGGATGATCGGAACTGCCAACGAAGAGGTTGCCCAGATCCAGGGGCAATATCTGAGTGGTGTTATTACCCAGGACGAGCGTTACAACAAGGTCGTCGAGGTCTGGAGCAAGACCAACGAGGACCTGACGAACCGGATGATGGATCGTCTCATGAAAGACCGCGACGGGTTTAACCCGGTTTACATGATGGCTGATTCAGGAGCCCGGGGAAGCAGGAGCCAGATTCGCCAGCTGGCGGGGATGCGCGGGCTTATGGCAAAGCCCTCGGGAGATATTATTGAGCTTCCGATCCGGAGTAACTTCAAAGAAGGTCTCTCGGTTATCGAGTTCTTTATCTCCATCAACGGTGCGCGAAAAGGGTTGGCCGATACAGCCTTGAAAACAGCCGACGCCGGGTACCTCACTCGGCGACTCGTCGATATTGCCCAGGATGTGGTTGTGTCCGGTGAAGATTGTGGCACGATCAACGGCATCGACATGACCGCCCTGAAGGATGGAGAAGAGGTCGTAGAGCCTCTGGGTGATCGTATTCGCGGTCGCTTTACTCTTGAGCGGGTCCATCACCCCATTACGGGAGAGGTGATCGTCGATGTAAACGAGGAAATCACCGACGATGTCGCTGATCAGATTGAGGCGGCCGGTATTGAGGATGTCCGTATTCGTACGGTTCTCACCTGCGAAGCCCCTTACGGGGTCTGTCAGAAGTGCTACGGTCGAAGCCTTGCGGACAACCGGGTAGTCAACATCGGAGAGGCTGTGGGAATTATCGCTGCCCAGTCGATCGGACAGCCCGGAACGCAGCTCACCATGCGTACCTTCCATATCGGAGGAGCTGCCACCAAGACGGCCGAGGAAAACCGTATATACCTCTCTTATCCTGCGATGATTCGGCGCCTCGAGGGAAGTGTCATCGATCTGGAAGATGGCTCTCGCATGTTCACCCGTAAGGGGTACATCTTTGTCGCTCGTGTGATCGAAAGCCATGGTCTCGACGAGAGCTGTGACCTCAAGGTCTCTCAGGAGGAACGGGTTGTTCGCGGTCAGGTAGTGCTTGTGCGCGGAGGCGATGAGGTTCTGGCCGAGGATAACGCCTACGCCGTGATCCGGGAGGATCGGTTGTACCTGGTTGCGCAAGAGCAGCGCCTGGAAGTCCGTAACGGTGCCGAGGTCTACGCCAGGGAAGGCTCCTTCCTTGACGCACAGGAAACAATCGCCAGTTTTGACCCCTTCAGCGAGCCCATTGTGAGTGAGCACTCCGGTACGGTTCGGTACGAAGATATTCTGGAAGGGACTACCCTCAAGAAAGAGATCAACGAGGAAACGGGTAATACCGAGAGCCGGATTGTGGAACATCCTGTTGAGGGTATGCAGCCCCGGATCCTGATCCTCGATGGCCAGGGAGAAGAGCTTGCTGCGTATCCCTTGCCAAACGGTGCCTACATTGGGGTTTCCGATGGTGATGCCGTGCAGGGTGGCCGCGTTCTGGCAAAGATGCTTAAAGAAAGCGCCAAGACCCGGGATATCACCGGTGGTCTGCCTCGGGTCGGGGAGCTCTTCGAAGCTCGCAGGCCCAAGACAGCGGCGGTTCTTGCCCAGATCAGCGGAACGGTAAAAACAGGAAACGTGGTAAAGGGAAAACGGGTTGTCCTGGTGGAGGATCCCTACGGGAGGGAGTTCCGTCACCTGGTTCCCATGGGGCGACATATGCTGGTCCGGGATGGCGACCCTGTCGAGGCTGGTGAGCCGCTCTGTGATGGAGCGATTGACCCCCACGAAATCCTGGGAATTCTGGGAGAAAACTCCTTGCAGTCCTTCCTGGTGAACGAGGTTCAGGAGGTCTACCGTCTGCAGGGGGTTGTGATAAACGATAAGCACATTGGTGTCATCATTCGCCAGATGATGCGAAAACTGGAAATCGTCCAGGTCGGAGACACGCGCTTTATCTTTGGACAGCAGATAGACAAGCCCAAGTTCCATGAGGAAAACGCCCGCGTAATTCGTCAGGGAGGCCAGCCTGCTGTGGCCCGGCCGCTGCTTCTGGGAATAACCCGGGCAAGTCTCAACATCGACTCCTTTATCAGTGCAGCAAGTTTCCAGGAGACAACTCGTGTTCTCACCAACGCTGCCATAGCCGGCTCCACCGACCAGTTGCGCGGCTTGAAGGAGAATGTCGTTATCGGGCACCTGATCCCGGCGGGAACAGGAATGCGGAATTACCGCAACATCCGGCTCTTCGACGATGAAACGGAAGATCTGGACAGTCACGTCGCAGAGATTCTGGAAGAGCGGGCTAAGGAGAAAGAGGCCCAGGCACAGTCCGCCGATACGGTGGATGTGGATATCACCGAATAG
- the rpsJ gene encoding 30S ribosomal protein S10, whose protein sequence is MTGDKIRVRLRGFDVQLVDQSAASIAQTVLKAGATVSGPVPLPTRTNKFTVLRSPHVNKKSREQFEMRTHKRLIDIIEPSSAVMDSLMKLELPAGVDVEIKQ, encoded by the coding sequence ATGACCGGCGATAAAATTCGCGTTCGTCTGCGTGGCTTTGATGTCCAGTTGGTTGATCAAAGTGCCGCGTCGATAGCGCAGACTGTTTTAAAAGCAGGTGCAACTGTGTCTGGTCCCGTGCCGCTGCCTACTCGCACTAACAAGTTTACCGTTTTGCGGTCGCCGCATGTAAACAAAAAGTCCCGGGAGCAGTTCGAGATGCGGACCCATAAACGGCTCATTGATATCATAGAGCCCTCTTCGGCAGTGATGGATTCCCTTATGAAGCTTGAGCTTCCTGCCGGCGTGGATGTAGAGATCAAGCAGTAA
- the tuf gene encoding elongation factor Tu, with the protein MAKSKFERTKPHVNVGTIGHVDHGKTTLTAAMTMVSAARYGSRVMSYDEIDNAPEEKERGITINTRHVEYETDARHYAHVDCPGHADYVKNMITGAAQMDGAVLVVAATDGAMSQTREHILLARQVGVPRIIVFINKTDQVDDPDMIELVEEEVRDLLNSYDFPGDEVPVIKGSAFVAMENHDDAEKTEKIIELFNAMDEYFPVPERAVDKDFLMPIEDIFSIQGRGTVVTGRIERGILRVGDEIEIVGIRDTQKTTCTGVEMFNKLLDDGQAGDNVGALLRGIDKKAVERGQVLAKPGSITPHTKFKGQVYVLSKEEGGRHSPFMSGYRPQFYFRTTDVTGTVMLPEDKQMVMPGDNTEISVELIKPIAMDQGLRFAIREGGRTVASGQVIEVIE; encoded by the coding sequence ATGGCCAAGAGTAAATTCGAGCGAACAAAACCGCACGTAAACGTCGGTACGATCGGTCATGTTGACCATGGAAAGACAACGCTGACAGCAGCAATGACAATGGTGAGCGCTGCGCGCTACGGCTCCCGTGTCATGAGTTATGATGAGATCGACAACGCTCCCGAAGAAAAAGAGCGAGGTATCACGATCAACACACGGCACGTTGAGTATGAGACGGATGCCCGTCACTACGCTCATGTCGACTGTCCCGGGCACGCTGACTATGTCAAGAACATGATCACCGGTGCTGCCCAGATGGATGGTGCTGTGCTGGTTGTTGCTGCCACTGATGGTGCGATGTCCCAGACCCGGGAGCATATTCTGCTTGCTCGTCAGGTAGGTGTTCCCCGGATCATTGTTTTTATCAACAAAACCGATCAGGTTGATGATCCTGACATGATCGAGCTTGTTGAAGAAGAGGTTCGGGATCTCCTGAACTCCTACGATTTTCCCGGCGACGAAGTTCCTGTTATCAAGGGAAGCGCTTTTGTTGCAATGGAAAACCATGACGATGCCGAAAAGACCGAGAAAATCATCGAGCTTTTCAACGCCATGGACGAGTACTTTCCTGTTCCCGAGCGGGCCGTGGACAAGGATTTTCTCATGCCAATTGAGGATATCTTCTCCATTCAGGGTCGTGGAACGGTTGTTACCGGCCGTATCGAGCGTGGTATTCTTCGGGTTGGTGATGAGATTGAGATCGTGGGTATCCGCGATACCCAGAAGACCACCTGTACCGGTGTAGAGATGTTTAACAAGCTTCTTGATGACGGTCAGGCCGGTGATAACGTTGGTGCCCTGCTTCGGGGTATCGACAAAAAGGCTGTTGAGCGGGGTCAGGTTCTTGCGAAGCCTGGTTCGATCACTCCTCATACCAAGTTCAAGGGTCAGGTGTATGTCTTGAGCAAGGAAGAGGGCGGTCGTCATTCACCCTTCATGTCGGGTTATCGTCCCCAGTTCTACTTCCGGACAACCGACGTGACCGGGACTGTTATGTTGCCCGAGGACAAGCAGATGGTTATGCCCGGTGACAACACCGAGATTTCTGTTGAGTTGATCAAGCCGATCGCTATGGATCAGGGGCTGCGCTTCGCGATTCGCGAAGGTGGCCGAACGGTTGCCAGCGGTCAGGTGATTGAGGTCATAGAGTAA
- the rplD gene encoding 50S ribosomal protein L4, protein MDVQVVSTAGKELRTVSLSERVFSRDVSDGAIYHAIRNELANKRVGTASTKTRGFVNFGGRKPWRQKGTGRARAGSRRSPVWVGGGTVFGPLPRDYSYRLPKKMKRAAMMSILSQQMQSGNVLVVEDFSVESGKTKDMVALVRNLTDAQRVVLVTASDDPMVKRSARNIPWLRFLSWNRLRAHDLFYAHKVVMMESAATALGDFYAAPAEEKE, encoded by the coding sequence ATGGATGTACAGGTAGTATCAACAGCAGGCAAGGAATTGCGTACCGTAAGCCTCTCGGAGCGGGTTTTTTCCCGAGACGTGAGTGATGGTGCGATTTATCACGCGATTCGAAATGAGCTTGCCAACAAGAGAGTAGGAACAGCTTCCACAAAGACACGAGGTTTCGTGAACTTTGGAGGGCGAAAGCCCTGGAGGCAGAAGGGGACCGGTCGTGCCCGTGCTGGCAGTCGGCGCTCCCCGGTGTGGGTTGGTGGAGGTACCGTTTTTGGTCCTCTTCCCCGGGATTACAGTTACCGTCTTCCGAAAAAGATGAAGCGGGCTGCCATGATGTCTATCCTTTCTCAGCAGATGCAGAGCGGTAATGTTCTTGTGGTTGAGGATTTCTCGGTTGAATCGGGAAAGACAAAGGATATGGTTGCTCTGGTGCGGAATCTTACCGATGCCCAGCGGGTAGTTCTGGTTACCGCGTCGGACGATCCCATGGTGAAGCGGTCAGCTCGTAACATTCCCTGGCTTCGTTTCCTTTCCTGGAATCGTCTGCGTGCGCACGATCTCTTTTATGCGCACAAGGTTGTAATGAT
- the rpsG gene encoding 30S ribosomal protein S7, producing MPRRHIPQRKPPLADPQYGDVTVSRFVNRMMLDGKRATSQRIMYEALGDIEKKVSDATPVEVFRKALDNVMPVIEVKSRRVGGSTYQVPVEVKEGRREALAMRWIINAARSRSGKSMGLRLGQELVDAYNGTGTAFKKKEDTHRMAEANKAFAHYRW from the coding sequence ATGCCAAGACGACACATTCCTCAGCGGAAGCCGCCTCTGGCGGATCCTCAGTATGGAGATGTTACCGTTTCCCGGTTTGTGAATCGCATGATGCTGGACGGGAAGCGTGCTACCAGTCAGCGGATCATGTACGAAGCCCTCGGTGACATAGAAAAGAAAGTCTCCGATGCCACCCCTGTCGAGGTGTTTCGCAAGGCCCTGGATAACGTCATGCCCGTCATCGAGGTTAAAAGCCGCCGGGTGGGTGGTTCGACCTACCAGGTTCCGGTGGAGGTCAAGGAAGGGCGTCGTGAAGCTCTGGCAATGCGCTGGATAATTAACGCCGCCCGTTCCCGCAGTGGCAAATCCATGGGGTTGCGGCTGGGTCAGGAGCTGGTCGATGCCTACAACGGCACCGGGACGGCTTTCAAGAAGAAGGAAGATACCCATCGGATGGCAGAGGCAAACAAAGCTTTTGCTCATTACCGCTGGTAA
- the rpsL gene encoding 30S ribosomal protein S12, with amino-acid sequence MPTINQLIRNGRERQFKGTKSPALQNCPQKRGVCTRVMTVTPKKPNSALRKVARVRLSNGIEVTAYIPGIGHNLQEHSVVLLRGGRVKDLPGVRYHVVRGTKDTLGVEDRRKARSKYGTKRPKA; translated from the coding sequence ATGCCAACTATCAACCAGCTTATCCGTAATGGACGGGAGCGTCAGTTTAAAGGAACAAAGTCGCCGGCTTTGCAGAATTGCCCGCAGAAGCGGGGCGTCTGTACCCGTGTTATGACAGTTACCCCCAAGAAGCCTAATTCGGCCTTGCGGAAAGTTGCTCGTGTGCGCTTGTCCAACGGGATCGAGGTTACGGCTTATATTCCGGGGATCGGTCATAACCTTCAGGAGCACTCGGTTGTGTTGCTTCGTGGAGGAAGGGTGAAAGACCTGCCTGGTGTCCGGTATCACGTTGTTCGCGGGACCAAGGATACCTTGGGTGTTGAAGATCGCCGGAAGGCGCGGTCCAAGTACGGCACAAAGCGGCCGAAGGCGTAA
- the rplC gene encoding 50S ribosomal protein L3, translated as MVGLIGKKVGMTQVFDDSGQLIPVTVLKVEPNVVVAHRTVDRDGYSAVVLGANPQKESRMTKPVLGQFAEGIPSMRDLYEFRDFGRECAVGDALGLDVMQDVGYVDVTGTTKGKGFQGVMKRHNFGGGRKTHGSKFHRANGSTGMAAYPAKVIKGTKMAGRMGGERSTVLSLRVVKIDQENQLILVRGAVPGRKNAVVRIRPAVKRPMIG; from the coding sequence ATGGTTGGTCTGATTGGAAAGAAAGTCGGAATGACTCAGGTCTTCGACGATTCGGGGCAGTTGATCCCTGTTACCGTCTTGAAGGTTGAGCCCAATGTGGTTGTTGCTCACCGGACGGTTGACCGCGACGGGTATTCCGCTGTGGTGCTCGGTGCAAATCCTCAGAAAGAATCGAGGATGACCAAGCCGGTGCTGGGGCAGTTTGCCGAGGGAATTCCGTCGATGCGCGATCTCTACGAGTTTCGTGATTTTGGCCGGGAGTGCGCCGTGGGTGATGCCCTTGGTCTTGATGTAATGCAAGATGTGGGATACGTGGATGTTACGGGGACCACAAAAGGAAAGGGTTTTCAGGGTGTCATGAAGCGCCATAATTTTGGCGGTGGCCGGAAAACTCACGGTTCAAAGTTTCATCGGGCGAATGGGTCCACTGGTATGGCTGCTTATCCTGCAAAGGTGATCAAGGGGACCAAGATGGCGGGTCGCATGGGCGGCGAGAGAAGTACCGTTTTGAGTCTTCGGGTAGTTAAAATCGATCAGGAAAATCAGCTGATCCTTGTAAGAGGAGCGGTGCCTGGTCGGAAGAACGCCGTTGTGCGTATTCGCCCGGCTGTAAAACGGCCCATGATCGGCTGA